One Gemmatimonadota bacterium DNA window includes the following coding sequences:
- a CDS encoding DUF2088 domain-containing protein has protein sequence MKYLTYSGNNIIHAELPDEGSVFFPPPPLPGIPNKDIPDRVRAAFESPLDMPPLEELVDANSRILIAFDDNCQPFPATAPPDIRQLAIETLLEMLYRYGVKQENIELMCAVALHRKMKTHEMAAMLGKRIMKAFHPSQLVNFDAEDPDDIVVLGTTDHDEPVETSRKVIESDLVIYVDSIQIPLNGGHKSVAVGLGTYNSIAPHHAPQMTAEKPHVMQPEGSDMHGSIERISRVILKHTRIMVLEAAMNNASYPPMMRYLSKPAERCNLFEKILKATTPASMSMLPESVRFRVFKGIQSAYLPVEINAGSIDAVHEPTLQTLKDQLLVTTDHQHDTLVFGLPDLSPYSVGTRINPVLVLSDVLGYVFNWFYNKPFVKPGGVVIILNPVFEFFHPEYHVAYEKFWNEVLPETQDPFEMQSGFQEQFARDPHLVDCYRNRFGHHGFHPFTVWYWATYPLKYLSRVILAGPKTDFAAKRLGVSWAPDLEHALGQAREVTGGNDVVALTIPPFMYMQVNDGSAG, from the coding sequence ATGAAATACCTTACCTATTCCGGAAACAACATCATACACGCCGAACTGCCCGACGAGGGGTCGGTTTTCTTTCCGCCGCCGCCGCTGCCGGGCATTCCGAACAAGGACATTCCGGACCGGGTCAGGGCGGCATTCGAATCCCCCCTGGACATGCCGCCCCTCGAGGAACTCGTCGACGCGAACAGCCGGATCCTGATCGCTTTCGACGACAACTGCCAGCCCTTTCCGGCTACCGCGCCGCCCGACATCCGCCAGCTCGCCATCGAGACCCTGCTGGAAATGCTCTACCGTTACGGGGTAAAGCAGGAGAATATCGAGCTCATGTGCGCGGTCGCGCTGCATCGCAAGATGAAAACCCACGAAATGGCCGCCATGCTGGGCAAGCGGATCATGAAAGCCTTCCACCCCAGCCAGCTGGTCAATTTCGACGCCGAAGACCCGGACGACATCGTCGTGCTGGGCACCACCGACCACGACGAGCCGGTGGAGACCAGCCGCAAGGTCATCGAGAGCGACCTGGTGATCTACGTGGACTCCATCCAGATCCCCCTGAACGGCGGACACAAGTCCGTGGCCGTCGGACTGGGCACCTACAACAGCATCGCGCCGCACCACGCGCCGCAGATGACCGCGGAGAAACCCCATGTCATGCAGCCCGAGGGTTCCGACATGCACGGCTCCATCGAGCGCATCAGCCGCGTCATCCTGAAGCACACCCGCATCATGGTCCTCGAGGCGGCCATGAACAACGCGTCCTATCCCCCCATGATGCGCTACTTAAGCAAACCGGCGGAGCGATGCAACCTGTTCGAGAAGATCCTGAAGGCCACGACGCCCGCGTCCATGAGCATGCTTCCCGAATCGGTGCGCTTCCGGGTTTTCAAGGGCATCCAAAGCGCTTACCTGCCCGTTGAAATCAACGCGGGTTCCATAGACGCCGTGCACGAACCGACCCTGCAGACCCTGAAGGACCAGCTGCTGGTGACCACCGACCATCAGCACGATACGCTGGTCTTCGGCCTGCCCGACCTGAGTCCCTATTCCGTCGGTACGCGGATCAACCCGGTGCTGGTGTTGAGCGACGTGCTCGGTTACGTCTTCAACTGGTTCTACAACAAGCCCTTCGTCAAGCCGGGCGGCGTAGTCATCATCCTGAACCCGGTCTTCGAGTTCTTCCATCCCGAGTACCATGTCGCCTACGAGAAGTTCTGGAACGAGGTGCTACCCGAGACCCAGGACCCTTTCGAGATGCAGTCGGGGTTCCAGGAGCAGTTCGCCCGGGATCCCCACCTGGTCGACTGCTACCGGAACCGCTTCGGCCACCACGGATTCCACCCCTTCACGGTGTGGTACTGGGCGACCTATCCGTTGAAATACCTGTCCCGGGTGATCCTGGCCGGACCCAAGACCGATTTCGCGGCCAAAAGGCTGGGGGTCTCCTGGGCGCCCGACCTGGAACACGCCCTGGGACAGGCCCGTGAGGTCACCGGCGGAAACGACGTGGTGGCCCTGACCATCCCGCCCTTCATGTACATGCAGGTGAACGACGGTTCGGCCGGCTAG
- a CDS encoding dihydrodipicolinate synthase family protein, with amino-acid sequence MQEAMPPSVQSAMRRGVVIPAHPLAVTADRQLDERRQRALTRYYIAAGAGGLAVGVHTTQFEIRDPAHGLYEPVLGLAAEVLDQEAAADFIRIAGICGQTTQATGEAEAARSLGYHAGLLSLTAMGGASEDELIAHCRAVASVIPVMGFYLQPAVGGLVLPYRFWRRFVELEGVVAIKIAAFNRYHTLDVLRALAESGRQEEITLYTGNDDNIVMDLLTEHTFRCGDARRSVRFKGGLLGHWAVWTRGAVALLRECHDASASGEAVPQHLLTRAIEVTDCNAAFFDPAHGFAGCIPGIHEVLRRQGLLEGTWCLNPDETLSPGQYEEISRVYEAYPHLNDDHFVAEHRDDWLR; translated from the coding sequence ATGCAGGAAGCAATGCCCCCATCGGTCCAATCGGCCATGCGGCGAGGCGTGGTCATCCCGGCCCATCCGCTGGCCGTAACGGCGGACCGGCAACTGGATGAACGGCGCCAGCGGGCCCTCACGCGTTACTACATCGCGGCCGGGGCCGGTGGACTCGCCGTAGGCGTCCACACGACCCAGTTCGAGATCCGGGACCCCGCCCACGGTCTCTACGAACCGGTACTCGGCCTGGCCGCGGAGGTCTTGGACCAGGAGGCGGCGGCGGATTTCATCCGGATCGCGGGTATCTGCGGACAGACAACCCAGGCGACCGGCGAGGCGGAAGCGGCGCGGTCGCTCGGATACCATGCCGGCCTGCTCAGCCTGACCGCCATGGGCGGCGCCTCGGAGGATGAACTCATCGCGCACTGCCGCGCCGTGGCCAGCGTCATCCCCGTCATGGGATTCTACCTGCAGCCCGCGGTCGGCGGCCTGGTGCTTCCCTACCGTTTCTGGCGGCGGTTCGTCGAACTGGAAGGGGTGGTGGCCATCAAGATCGCGGCGTTCAACCGGTACCACACGCTCGACGTGCTGCGGGCCCTTGCGGAGTCCGGAAGGCAGGAGGAAATCACGCTTTACACCGGTAACGACGACAACATCGTGATGGACCTCCTTACCGAACACACGTTCCGGTGCGGAGACGCGCGGCGGTCCGTACGGTTCAAGGGCGGGCTGTTGGGACACTGGGCCGTCTGGACCCGGGGCGCAGTCGCGTTGCTGCGGGAATGCCATGACGCCTCCGCGTCCGGCGAAGCCGTACCCCAACACCTGCTGACCCGCGCGATCGAGGTCACGGACTGCAACGCCGCTTTCTTCGATCCGGCCCACGGTTTTGCCGGGTGCATTCCCGGGATTCACGAGGTACTGCGCAGACAGGGCCTGCTCGAGGGCACCTGGTGCCTCAATCCCGATGAGACGCTGTCGCCCGGCCAGTACGAGGAAATCAGCCGGGTATACGAAGCCTATCCTCATCTCAACGACGACCACTTCGTCGCCGAACACCGGGACGACTGGCTCCGGTAA
- a CDS encoding DUF4440 domain-containing protein, whose amino-acid sequence MQIQEACRNEIDTLHRCFEDWFNGRVPRTAEAFGRIDTALGEAFVIVMPQGSKVERALLLKGLYDAHGGRPGIRIWIENVRVLEEDRALVVAEYEEWQTEGGETTSRHSTAVFRRSEEKPNGLEWLRVHETWFDRRPS is encoded by the coding sequence ATGCAGATTCAAGAAGCGTGCAGAAACGAAATCGACACGTTGCACCGGTGTTTCGAAGACTGGTTCAACGGCCGCGTCCCCAGGACCGCGGAGGCCTTCGGCCGAATCGATACGGCCCTCGGCGAGGCCTTTGTCATCGTCATGCCGCAGGGCAGTAAAGTGGAACGCGCGCTGCTGCTGAAGGGCCTCTATGACGCCCACGGCGGGCGGCCGGGCATCCGGATCTGGATTGAAAACGTTCGGGTGCTGGAGGAAGACCGGGCGCTCGTCGTCGCGGAATACGAGGAATGGCAGACGGAGGGCGGGGAGACGACTTCGAGGCACAGCACCGCGGTCTTCCGCCGCAGTGAGGAGAAGCCGAACGGCCTGGAGTGGCTACGCGTGCACGAAACCTGGTTCGACCGGCGGCCTTCCTGA
- a CDS encoding Ldh family oxidoreductase, which produces MTTIPMRNTPPVHGIRVPYETHAAFTAELFVSAGMGRDEAGLMGRILATADKRCVYSHGTQQALGYLPKLRDGDVNPRPEVTTVRESETVLVLDGDGGMGYGPSHRGMKTAIEKALAHGLGAAATRNHYHFGAAGNYSRMALEHGCVGWALSTHRVALDPENVIMSASGGSPMSLAFPTRNQPPLVLDMAAVFMGYKDELFQEHFALFAKSLGLAVALQALGGILAGIWKPEFQPPRSNWESNQGAFLLAMKVDHFMDLDEFEQTLDDFVSKARKMRPFPGMPHAELPGGMEWRWERENEAKGVPLSDEHRGKLEDIAREFAVEPPYGEYESTRF; this is translated from the coding sequence ATGACCACCATTCCTATGCGCAATACCCCGCCGGTCCATGGCATCAGGGTACCGTACGAAACCCATGCGGCATTCACCGCGGAGCTTTTCGTTTCGGCCGGGATGGGTCGGGATGAAGCGGGACTGATGGGCAGGATTCTCGCCACGGCCGACAAGCGCTGCGTCTACAGTCACGGCACGCAGCAAGCGCTCGGTTACCTGCCGAAGCTCCGCGACGGCGACGTAAATCCGCGTCCCGAGGTGACGACGGTACGCGAATCGGAGACCGTACTGGTACTTGACGGGGACGGGGGCATGGGGTACGGCCCGTCCCACCGGGGCATGAAGACCGCCATCGAAAAGGCGCTGGCACATGGCCTAGGCGCGGCGGCCACGCGCAATCACTACCACTTCGGCGCGGCCGGAAACTACTCGCGCATGGCCCTCGAGCACGGGTGCGTGGGATGGGCGCTGTCCACCCACCGCGTCGCCCTCGACCCCGAAAACGTAATCATGTCCGCAAGCGGCGGCTCGCCCATGAGCCTGGCCTTCCCCACGCGGAACCAGCCCCCCCTGGTGCTCGACATGGCCGCGGTATTCATGGGATACAAGGACGAACTTTTCCAGGAACACTTTGCCCTCTTTGCCAAGAGCCTGGGTCTCGCGGTCGCCCTGCAGGCGCTCGGCGGCATCCTGGCCGGCATCTGGAAGCCCGAATTCCAACCGCCCCGTTCAAATTGGGAATCCAACCAGGGCGCCTTCCTGCTGGCCATGAAGGTCGATCATTTCATGGATCTGGACGAGTTCGAGCAGACCCTGGACGACTTCGTTTCGAAGGCGAGAAAAATGCGGCCCTTCCCGGGCATGCCCCACGCGGAACTTCCCGGTGGCATGGAGTGGCGGTGGGAAAGGGAGAACGAGGCGAAGGGCGTGCCGCTGAGCGACGAACACCGCGGGAAACTGGAAGACATCGCACGCGAATTCGCCGTAGAGCCGCCCTACGGGGAGTACGAATCCACGCGGTTCTGA
- a CDS encoding Gfo/Idh/MocA family oxidoreductase, which translates to MGNAGIGRMCESRHPTLGISMIKCAIIGVGGGRARGLAEAYGHVTRGRLAAVSTRRRDKLDVFGTAFGVSARYTDYREMFEREKPDLVHVNTPPSARLEIFEAAESAGVPAVLVEKPLAIQGEDFLAIQAFARTARVKIAVNHQLHFHPRRGRLQQQVRDGAIGNLRFIEASAGMNPAYQGTHALQAISAFNPGAAPVAVFGQVSGADGLVETPRHHYAPDACTGIIDYDNGVSALLRCGAVAPRVIPGGSANVHKRIAVYGDRGFVHWNMHGWESRIDDVYECGEHVYAEEDILGQAAMTEAMIDWLEDDSVLHPLNIDSALSDFGVLLGIYESALNRTVVSLPFTPSPDLVGKLRATLG; encoded by the coding sequence ATGGGAAACGCAGGTATCGGGCGAATGTGCGAAAGTCGTCATCCAACCCTGGGAATCAGCATGATCAAATGCGCGATCATCGGCGTCGGCGGCGGACGGGCCCGTGGGCTGGCCGAGGCTTATGGACACGTAACCCGGGGCCGGCTGGCCGCCGTTTCGACCCGCCGCCGGGACAAGCTCGACGTCTTTGGAACGGCCTTCGGCGTGTCCGCGAGGTACACGGACTACCGCGAGATGTTCGAACGGGAGAAACCTGACCTGGTCCACGTGAACACGCCGCCCTCGGCACGCCTGGAGATCTTCGAAGCGGCCGAGTCGGCGGGCGTTCCGGCCGTGCTGGTCGAAAAGCCCCTGGCCATTCAGGGAGAGGACTTTCTTGCGATCCAGGCTTTCGCACGGACAGCCCGTGTCAAGATCGCCGTCAACCACCAGTTGCACTTCCATCCGCGTCGCGGCCGGCTGCAACAGCAGGTGCGCGATGGCGCGATCGGGAACCTGCGCTTCATCGAGGCCAGCGCGGGCATGAACCCGGCCTACCAGGGGACGCACGCGCTGCAGGCCATCAGCGCTTTCAATCCCGGTGCGGCGCCGGTCGCCGTCTTCGGGCAGGTCTCGGGCGCGGACGGGCTGGTTGAAACCCCCAGACACCACTACGCGCCGGACGCGTGCACCGGGATCATCGACTACGACAACGGCGTGAGCGCTTTGCTGCGCTGCGGCGCCGTCGCCCCCCGCGTCATCCCGGGCGGTTCCGCTAACGTCCACAAGCGGATCGCCGTGTACGGGGACCGGGGCTTCGTGCACTGGAACATGCACGGCTGGGAGTCCAGGATCGACGATGTCTATGAGTGCGGGGAACACGTCTATGCCGAGGAAGACATCCTGGGCCAGGCGGCGATGACCGAGGCCATGATCGACTGGCTCGAAGACGATTCGGTCCTTCACCCGCTGAACATCGACTCGGCGCTGAGCGACTTCGGCGTTTTACTGGGGATTTACGAAAGCGCGCTGAACCGGACGGTCGTTTCGCTGCCCTTTACACCGTCGCCGGACCTGGTGGGTAAATTGCGCGCCACGTTGGGCTAG
- a CDS encoding zinc-binding dehydrogenase has product MKRAVILGRNQGGVVEADVPKPRENWVLIKIHAAPLCNEFKGFAAGRKEDYLGHEASGEVVEVVQPCRVEEGDRVVVMPGYPCGSCALCRSGDYIHCENNVDFEAFTGSAEGRATVAQYMLKPDWLLTPIPDGMSYEHGAMACCGLGPTYGAFDRLQVRGGDTVLITGMGPVGLGGVIGASHIGAEVIAVESHPYRKAKAMELGAAHVIDPGNEDALERICDLTGGIGVDRAVDCSGSPAAHRLCINALRRRGSLAFVGESGADTRLVVSPDMLRKGIDLKGSWHYNMKGALDIMGIIAKSREKLDRFITHRYPIDEIQRAWETQVSGECAKVVIQPWESA; this is encoded by the coding sequence ATGAAGCGGGCAGTGATACTCGGTCGCAACCAGGGCGGCGTCGTGGAGGCCGACGTACCGAAGCCACGGGAAAACTGGGTACTGATCAAGATTCACGCGGCTCCGCTCTGCAACGAATTCAAGGGATTCGCGGCGGGCCGCAAGGAAGACTACCTGGGCCACGAAGCGTCCGGCGAAGTGGTCGAGGTTGTGCAACCCTGCCGGGTCGAGGAAGGAGACCGGGTAGTGGTCATGCCCGGGTATCCCTGCGGCAGTTGCGCGCTGTGCCGGTCCGGGGACTACATCCACTGCGAAAACAACGTGGACTTCGAGGCATTCACCGGATCGGCCGAAGGCAGGGCGACCGTCGCGCAGTACATGCTCAAACCGGACTGGCTGTTGACGCCCATTCCCGATGGCATGTCCTATGAGCACGGGGCCATGGCCTGCTGTGGACTGGGGCCGACCTACGGTGCCTTCGACCGCCTTCAGGTCCGGGGAGGCGACACCGTGTTGATCACCGGCATGGGGCCGGTGGGTCTGGGAGGGGTGATCGGCGCATCCCATATTGGCGCCGAGGTCATCGCCGTGGAATCCCATCCCTACCGCAAGGCGAAGGCCATGGAACTAGGCGCCGCGCACGTCATCGATCCAGGAAACGAGGACGCGCTGGAACGGATATGCGACTTGACCGGCGGGATCGGCGTGGACCGGGCCGTGGACTGCTCGGGGTCTCCGGCGGCCCATAGGCTCTGCATCAATGCGCTCCGCAGGAGGGGAAGCCTCGCCTTCGTCGGCGAGAGCGGGGCGGACACACGGCTGGTCGTGAGTCCCGACATGTTACGCAAGGGCATCGATCTCAAGGGCTCCTGGCATTACAACATGAAGGGCGCCCTCGACATCATGGGCATCATCGCGAAAAGCCGGGAGAAACTGGACCGCTTCATCACCCATCGGTATCCCATAGATGAAATCCAGCGTGCATGGGAAACGCAGGTATCGGGCGAATGTGCGAAAGTCGTCATCCAACCCTGGGAATCAGCATGA
- a CDS encoding transglutaminase domain-containing protein produces MSRLYHNESGRVIPSLCEELTRFRRVRVILNLPATGSDATLYLLARPHRVGDNPLHWSVNGIGQETIRAGEDLHYRWYERTVKSGDLRDGDNTVELWADDAAMTGWSLALEAGAAPSNSALTDDGGTTWRSHRMGYLNAISGNYCVRVRLEEGRDDPPPDMVWESAGHPRALSMRERIPRRIANGSELLTRVRALSAWISTSWEHSGSRRGTAYAPWDAETILAWGENRQGHNGESSITMCVHYAVTFASACQALGIPARCSALMGTPNSYEGHFVAEVWFDDYRKWVMVDPNIDAILFRGGVPLSIPEIQGLDDGLGPYIEWGSGSKYQRTFSHMRNFIRNSLLRGVCFRHRSIWPRTDFFSHPELTPPGHGSVSYCETDLVWSEPDRESGFGMFKYFAPAAYFTAPPGGAAYA; encoded by the coding sequence ATGAGCAGACTCTACCACAACGAATCCGGCCGTGTCATCCCTTCGCTGTGCGAGGAACTCACGCGGTTCCGGCGCGTCCGCGTCATCCTGAATCTGCCGGCCACCGGATCCGACGCAACCCTGTACCTGCTGGCCCGGCCCCACCGGGTCGGCGACAATCCACTGCACTGGTCCGTCAACGGGATCGGCCAGGAAACGATCCGGGCCGGGGAGGATCTCCACTACAGATGGTACGAACGTACCGTCAAGTCCGGCGACCTACGCGACGGGGACAACACGGTGGAGCTGTGGGCCGATGACGCCGCGATGACGGGATGGTCGCTCGCGCTGGAGGCGGGCGCCGCCCCGTCGAACAGCGCGCTGACCGACGACGGCGGCACAACCTGGCGTTCGCACCGTATGGGCTACCTGAATGCAATTAGTGGAAACTACTGCGTGCGCGTGCGGCTGGAGGAAGGCCGGGACGACCCGCCGCCGGACATGGTCTGGGAATCCGCAGGCCACCCCAGAGCGCTGTCGATGCGTGAACGGATTCCCCGCCGTATCGCGAACGGCAGCGAACTACTGACCCGGGTGCGGGCGCTTTCCGCGTGGATTTCGACAAGCTGGGAGCATTCGGGATCCCGCCGCGGGACGGCATACGCGCCGTGGGACGCGGAGACCATACTCGCATGGGGCGAAAACCGGCAAGGCCATAACGGCGAAAGTTCCATCACCATGTGCGTCCACTATGCGGTGACCTTCGCCAGTGCCTGTCAGGCGCTGGGCATCCCTGCGCGCTGCTCGGCGCTGATGGGAACGCCGAATAGCTATGAAGGCCATTTCGTGGCCGAAGTCTGGTTCGACGATTACCGGAAATGGGTGATGGTGGACCCGAACATCGACGCGATCCTGTTTCGGGGCGGAGTGCCTCTCTCCATTCCCGAGATCCAGGGGCTGGACGACGGACTGGGCCCCTATATCGAATGGGGCAGCGGATCGAAATACCAGCGGACGTTCTCCCACATGCGGAATTTTATCAGAAACAGCCTGCTCCGGGGTGTATGCTTCCGCCACCGAAGCATCTGGCCGCGGACCGATTTTTTCTCCCATCCCGAACTGACGCCGCCGGGACATGGTTCCGTGTCCTACTGCGAGACCGACCTGGTCTGGTCGGAACCGGACCGGGAGTCGGGTTTCGGCATGTTCAAGTACTTCGCGCCAGCCGCTTACTTTACGGCGCCACCCGGCGGAGCGGCCTATGCCTGA
- a CDS encoding NAD-dependent epimerase/dehydratase family protein codes for MPDLITSEEMLIDRMTAPSTAVVEAVSELEGDVVILGAGGKMGPTLAELLVRAGAKRVIGVSRFSDARVGAYLEKAGVEIVRADLLDEKDLARLPDAPNVLFLAGFKFGATGNTPMTWAMNAWLPGRIMRRYAGSRVIYVSSGNVYAYTPVAEGGADEDGEIGPVGEYAQSRLGGERIAEHLCQEQGTPLLIARLFYATELRYGIIHDLGRKIHDGVPIDLDMGHVNQIWQGDANRYLARLFPLCSSPATILNLTGPDVLSVRSMSEVLGRRMGIEPDFTGRESDTALLGNARRLFDRLGEPEVPPERIADWVAHWIRIGGRSLDKPTGYESRSGRF; via the coding sequence ATGCCTGATCTGATCACGAGCGAGGAGATGCTGATCGACCGGATGACGGCCCCTTCGACGGCCGTCGTCGAAGCCGTATCGGAACTGGAAGGCGACGTGGTGATCCTGGGCGCCGGCGGGAAGATGGGGCCGACCCTGGCGGAACTCCTCGTACGGGCCGGCGCGAAGCGCGTGATCGGCGTCTCCCGGTTCAGCGACGCAAGGGTAGGTGCTTACTTGGAAAAAGCCGGCGTCGAAATCGTTCGGGCGGACCTGCTCGACGAAAAGGACCTGGCCCGTTTGCCGGATGCGCCGAATGTCCTCTTTCTCGCGGGATTCAAGTTCGGCGCCACGGGCAACACGCCGATGACCTGGGCGATGAACGCCTGGCTGCCGGGCCGGATCATGCGCAGGTACGCCGGATCCCGCGTCATCTACGTGAGTTCGGGCAACGTGTACGCCTATACCCCGGTCGCGGAGGGCGGCGCGGACGAGGACGGTGAAATCGGACCGGTGGGTGAATACGCCCAGTCGCGTCTGGGCGGGGAACGCATCGCGGAACACCTGTGCCAGGAACAGGGAACGCCCCTGCTGATCGCCCGGCTGTTCTACGCCACGGAGCTGCGGTACGGCATCATCCACGACCTCGGCAGAAAGATCCACGACGGCGTGCCGATCGACCTGGACATGGGCCATGTGAACCAGATCTGGCAGGGAGATGCCAACCGGTACCTGGCCCGTCTGTTCCCCCTGTGCAGCAGTCCCGCCACGATCCTGAACCTGACGGGGCCGGACGTCCTCTCCGTCCGGTCGATGTCCGAAGTGCTCGGACGCCGGATGGGAATAGAACCGGATTTTACAGGCCGTGAAAGCGATACGGCGCTGCTTGGCAACGCCCGCAGGCTGTTTGACCGGCTGGGTGAGCCGGAGGTCCCGCCGGAAAGGATCGCGGACTGGGTCGCCCATTGGATCCGCATCGGTGGCCGAAGCCTGGACAAACCGACCGGGTATGAGTCGCGCAGCGGGCGTTTCTGA
- a CDS encoding mandelate racemase/muconate lactonizing protein: MKITRIEALPIEVPLKQGMTTKTAHGEHIVSPYVILRVHTDEGLTGLGEATVAPRWSGETSASCAAAVRDLVAPALKGEDPADVNRLCGVMDEVIKLNPFTKAAVEMALWDLAGKRAGVPLYQLLGGRIRQEIPMKMVVGAFDVPTSVALAEKFLQWGVQCLKVKVGLNPGEDLERVRAIRTLAGPGIRMSIDANCGWPPAVARRMLRLLEPLDILFAEQPSAPQFDDEAALIRTGTTIPIMADESVFTVHDAMQTVLRRSADIISVYPGKNGGIGQTLGISHVARAAGLRCHMGSNLELGIGTAAMLHVAASVEAIDSETYPGDLLGPLYHEGDMIESPLELGPVTAKVPDGPGLGVTLDEAQVARWKDA, from the coding sequence ATGAAGATCACCCGCATCGAAGCCCTTCCCATCGAAGTGCCCCTCAAGCAGGGCATGACCACGAAAACCGCCCATGGCGAACACATCGTCTCTCCCTATGTCATCCTCCGGGTCCACACGGACGAGGGGCTGACCGGACTGGGAGAGGCCACGGTCGCGCCGCGCTGGAGCGGGGAAACGTCCGCATCGTGCGCCGCAGCGGTCCGGGACCTGGTGGCTCCCGCGCTCAAGGGCGAGGACCCGGCGGACGTGAACCGGCTATGCGGGGTCATGGACGAGGTCATCAAGCTGAACCCCTTTACGAAGGCGGCCGTGGAGATGGCGTTGTGGGACCTGGCGGGGAAGCGCGCGGGTGTACCGCTCTACCAGCTGCTGGGCGGCAGGATCCGGCAGGAGATTCCCATGAAGATGGTGGTCGGAGCCTTCGATGTGCCGACTTCCGTTGCGCTGGCGGAGAAGTTCCTGCAGTGGGGCGTGCAATGTCTCAAGGTCAAGGTCGGACTGAACCCCGGCGAGGACCTCGAACGCGTCCGCGCAATCCGCACCCTGGCCGGTCCCGGCATCCGGATGAGCATCGATGCGAACTGCGGGTGGCCGCCAGCGGTGGCCCGCCGCATGCTTCGTCTCCTGGAGCCGTTGGACATCCTGTTCGCCGAGCAGCCCTCGGCGCCGCAGTTCGACGATGAAGCGGCCCTGATCCGCACGGGAACGACTATTCCCATCATGGCCGACGAGAGCGTATTCACCGTACACGACGCCATGCAGACGGTACTCAGGCGGTCCGCGGACATCATCAGCGTCTATCCGGGGAAGAACGGTGGCATAGGCCAGACGCTGGGCATCTCGCACGTGGCCCGGGCGGCGGGACTGCGTTGTCACATGGGCAGCAATCTCGAACTGGGGATCGGCACGGCGGCCATGCTCCACGTGGCGGCCAGCGTGGAGGCCATAGACAGCGAAACCTATCCCGGAGATCTGCTGGGACCGTTGTACCACGAAGGCGATATGATCGAGTCGCCGCTGGAACTCGGGCCGGTCACCGCGAAGGTACCCGACGGCCCCGGACTCGGCGTCACCCTGGATGAAGCACAGGTCGCGCGCTGGAAGGACGCTTAG